One genomic window of Phoenix dactylifera cultivar Barhee BC4 chromosome 6, palm_55x_up_171113_PBpolish2nd_filt_p, whole genome shotgun sequence includes the following:
- the LOC103705172 gene encoding uncharacterized protein LOC103705172, which yields MRSRSSFKNNKTMEMEKPVLKDEPHLSGAYIRSLVKQLSSSKSKDPMNMKSPNLAHGDRLPLDLAKHGECHSEVQQQQPPPRPSQSQPPKKQVRRRLHTSRPYQERLLNMAEARREIVTALKLHRASMKQANEQQQQQQRQHQLPSVPSALQTSPPTLEEPHQELIDSRRNVRTYPSNYTFSNYLPDPSFSRFVYPSSLAWAYPSIPHLSIDNLNLPLPNQPLGLNLNIQGFSDIDISFCNNHNKNPPIQSSPSPPPSSSHSYSYSSPSTVSGLKLPSVSNMPPCVSEVVSDPVSSILHPVMDDKEIAEIRSIGEQYDMEWNDTMNLVTSAWWSKFLKHMEESPNKRMRGLNEDGFHVFDEALDIPSWLNDGSVGDGKDNYLLQQQMDDYCHTKDYLKDVTLPWLDIGEIDGWDAEWLS from the exons ATGAGAAGCCGCTCCTCCTTCAAGAACAACAAGACCATGGAGATGGAGAAGCCTGTGCTAAAAGATGAGCCTCATCTCTCGGGTGCCTACATCCGCAGTCTCGTCAAACAATTGAGCTCCTCCAAGTCTAAAGATCCTATGAATATGAAGTCTCCAAACCTAGCGCATGGAGATAGGCTTCCTCTAGACCTTGCTAAACATGGTGAATGCCATAGTGAAGTCCAACAACAACAACCACCACCGCGGCCATCACAATCTCAGCCACCTAAGAAACAAGTGAGAAGAAGACTCCACACAAGTAGACCTTATCAAGAAAGGCTGCTTAATATGGCGGAAGCTAGAAGAGAGATTGTGACTGCACTCAAGCTTCATAGAGCATCTATGAAACAAGCAAATGAgcaacagcaacaacaacaacGGCAACATCAACTTCCATCTGTACCATCAGCTCTACAAACATCTCCACCAACCTTAGAGGAGCCACACCAAGAGTTGATTGATTCTAGAAGAAATGTTAGGACCTATCCATCCAACTATACCTTTTCTAACTACCTACCTGACCCCTCTTTCTCACGCTTTGTTTACCCTTCTTCTCTTGCTTGGGCTTATCCATCAATCCCACATCTATCCATCGATAATCTCAACCTTCCTCTCCCTAACCAACCCTTAGGCCTAAATCTCAATATTCAAGGCTTCAGTGACATCGACATCTCCTTTTGCAACAACCATAACAAAAATCCACCAATTCAGTCATCACCATCACCACCGCCATCATCTTCTCATTCTTATTCTTACTCTTCTCCTTCTACTGTGTCGGGTCTTAAATTACCATCCGTCTCAAATATGCCCCCATGTGTTTCCGAGGTTGTATCAGACCCAGTTTCTTCGATATTGCATCCCGTTATGGATGATAAGGAGATTGCTGAGATCCGTTCAATTGGAGAACAGTATGATATGGAGTGGAATGACACGATGAACTTGGTCACATCAGCATGGTGGAGTAAATTCCTTAAGCACATGGAAGAAAGCCCCAATAAGAGGATGAGAGGACTAAATGAAGATGGTTTTCATGTGTTCGATGAGGCTTTGGACATACCATCTTGGTTGAATGATGGCTCTGTTGGGGATGGCAAGGACAACTACCTCTTGCAACAACAGATGGATGACTACTGCCACACAAAGGACTACTTAAAAGATGTTACCTTGCCATG GTTGGATATTGGAGA